The following are encoded in a window of Limibacter armeniacum genomic DNA:
- a CDS encoding TVP38/TMEM64 family protein produces the protein MKKWFKILRKNSVSLTYCILLCTLPLIVSSSLGYAAIQYESELRSFTFLQWGVVFLITVFTMGFALTPTTFISLLSGYLLGWEAIPALICSYMGASLLCYSVAKKLDNGTFLDSLHEIDGVDRIIHGLKKEELKIVILSKLSPILPFAASNVLLSIGGASVPNFLLGSLIGMLPRTLAAIWVGRSAHTFQQVMEGNANNSLVTWLIGGLIVISVWGISIVFKRALNEKAQP, from the coding sequence ATGAAAAAGTGGTTTAAGATCTTAAGAAAAAACAGTGTATCCCTAACCTACTGCATACTTTTATGCACATTACCCCTTATAGTCAGTTCTAGTTTAGGATATGCTGCCATCCAATATGAATCTGAGCTACGCAGTTTTACATTTCTTCAATGGGGAGTCGTATTTCTCATCACTGTATTTACCATGGGGTTTGCCTTGACTCCTACTACGTTTATCTCACTTCTTAGTGGATATTTATTGGGTTGGGAAGCCATTCCTGCCTTAATATGCTCATATATGGGAGCTTCTTTACTTTGCTATTCAGTAGCCAAAAAATTAGATAACGGGACTTTCTTGGATAGCCTTCATGAAATTGATGGGGTAGACCGGATTATACATGGACTAAAAAAAGAAGAATTAAAAATAGTTATCCTCTCCAAACTCTCTCCTATACTTCCTTTTGCTGCCAGTAATGTCCTATTGTCAATTGGAGGAGCTAGTGTTCCTAATTTTTTACTAGGTAGTCTGATCGGGATGCTTCCTCGAACCTTGGCTGCTATTTGGGTAGGAAGAAGTGCCCATACATTTCAACAAGTAATGGAAGGCAATGCTAATAACAGCTTGGTTACATGGCTAATTGGAGGTCTAATTGTTATCTCAGTGTGGGGCATCTCAATTGTATTCAAACGTGCACTCAATGAAAAAGCCCAACCTTAA
- a CDS encoding CHASE2 domain-containing protein gives MKQLLRIRNLIGTVTVFLFLWMLKGIGLQLELLNVFEQVFDNFELTDVYYTRLRNPQSVPFERNVVLVNIGDLDRRGIARQIQILNQYNPKVIGMDVLFDTPKDDPVGNFQLMHAMRTAGNVVLGSKPVGLSQNQEFDSLALPFEMIRPVVSTGHVYTGVKYGDFVTWRDIPVKVKTTSGKEEPCLALAIMEQYDSTVAKAMVERGNERETIYFKGNLDKFNKLDVKDVLEENFDPSLIKDKIVLMGYMGAGYTDYFFQEDRFYTPLNKNSIGRGVPDMYGVVVHANILSMILEGNYINEVPIFWAVAVAVLVCYFNMILFSYILEIHRYAVWYNAITKSIQLLEAVVVLGLSVFTFAEWHISFNFTITFLVILISGDLIEIFVEVGLRATKAYYHRFKKFKETKKLAVDGQVSSSTPKTDIIQD, from the coding sequence ATGAAACAATTATTACGAATTAGAAATCTTATAGGTACAGTCACGGTCTTTCTATTTTTATGGATGTTGAAAGGTATTGGACTGCAATTAGAGTTACTCAATGTATTTGAGCAGGTATTTGACAACTTTGAGTTGACAGATGTTTACTATACCCGTTTGAGAAACCCTCAAAGTGTACCCTTTGAAAGGAATGTTGTATTGGTCAATATTGGAGATCTGGATAGAAGAGGGATAGCTAGACAGATTCAGATTTTGAATCAATATAATCCAAAGGTAATAGGGATGGACGTTCTTTTTGACACCCCAAAAGACGATCCTGTTGGAAATTTTCAGCTTATGCATGCCATGAGAACTGCTGGAAATGTGGTGCTGGGATCAAAACCAGTAGGTCTTAGCCAAAACCAAGAATTTGATTCATTGGCATTGCCTTTTGAGATGATTAGACCTGTGGTATCCACAGGACATGTTTATACAGGAGTAAAGTATGGTGACTTTGTTACATGGAGAGATATTCCTGTAAAAGTAAAAACAACGTCAGGAAAGGAAGAGCCTTGCTTAGCGTTAGCCATCATGGAGCAATATGATTCTACTGTAGCTAAAGCAATGGTAGAGCGGGGAAATGAGCGTGAGACGATCTACTTCAAAGGAAATCTGGACAAATTCAATAAGTTAGATGTGAAGGATGTGCTGGAAGAGAATTTTGACCCTAGCTTAATCAAAGATAAGATTGTTCTGATGGGGTATATGGGAGCTGGCTATACAGATTACTTTTTTCAGGAAGACCGCTTTTATACACCACTAAATAAAAATTCTATTGGTAGAGGTGTGCCAGATATGTACGGGGTTGTAGTACATGCTAATATACTTTCCATGATACTGGAAGGTAATTATATAAATGAGGTACCAATCTTCTGGGCAGTGGCTGTCGCTGTCTTGGTATGCTATTTCAATATGATATTGTTCAGTTATATACTTGAAATACACAGGTATGCTGTTTGGTATAATGCCATAACCAAAAGTATTCAGCTACTGGAAGCTGTTGTAGTCTTAGGACTAAGTGTATTTACTTTTGCTGAATGGCACATTTCTTTCAACTTTACAATCACTTTTCTCGTAATATTGATTTCGGGAGACCTTATAGAAATTTTTGTAGAGGTAGGGCTTAGAGCAACCAAAGCTTATTACCATCGTTTTAAAAAATTTAAGGAAACCAAAAAGCTAGCAGTTGATGGACAGGTTTCATCATCAACACCCAAAACTGATATTATACAAGACTAA
- the manA gene encoding mannose-6-phosphate isomerase, class I produces the protein MSQKKIYKLEGVVQHYAWGGESYIPALLEVEAEQGKKYAEYWMGAHDNAPALIGDDKQPLNKVLEADKNVLLNADVAAKFGRLPYLFKVLDVKDMLSIQVHPTKEEAEKGFALENKAGIPISASNRNYKDDNHKPEIMVALSEFWLLHGFRPENELKEILASVPEFRHLQEIFDNEGYFGLYKYVMELSQEEVNQLLKPLVERVLPLYKEGKLEKSSADYWTAKAVDSADSSDYDRGIFSIYFFNIVKVNKGEAVFQDAGVPHAYLEGQNMELMANSDNVLRGGLTPKHVDVPELLKHVTFEAVHPNIMKGEAVKSGLERIYKSPVPDFELSRIELNAGETYTHEAYSAEVLFVNEGEVTVDGSASVLLKSGEAAVVFSGENYSLSTSSDVVIYKAAVPVL, from the coding sequence ATGAGCCAAAAGAAAATCTATAAACTAGAGGGAGTTGTACAGCATTATGCATGGGGAGGAGAATCCTATATTCCTGCACTCCTTGAAGTAGAAGCAGAGCAAGGTAAAAAATATGCAGAATATTGGATGGGAGCACATGATAATGCCCCTGCACTGATTGGAGATGACAAGCAACCTTTGAACAAGGTACTGGAGGCAGATAAGAATGTATTATTGAATGCTGATGTAGCAGCGAAATTCGGTAGACTTCCTTATCTTTTTAAGGTATTGGATGTTAAGGATATGCTATCTATTCAGGTACACCCAACAAAGGAGGAAGCTGAAAAGGGTTTTGCTTTGGAAAATAAAGCTGGTATACCTATTTCTGCTTCAAACAGAAACTATAAGGATGATAACCACAAACCTGAAATTATGGTAGCTCTAAGTGAGTTTTGGTTATTACATGGTTTTCGTCCTGAAAACGAACTGAAAGAAATCTTAGCCTCAGTTCCTGAGTTTAGACACCTACAGGAAATATTTGATAATGAAGGTTACTTTGGGCTTTACAAGTATGTAATGGAGTTGTCTCAAGAAGAGGTAAATCAGTTGCTGAAGCCTTTGGTAGAACGTGTACTACCATTATATAAAGAAGGAAAACTAGAAAAATCATCTGCTGATTACTGGACAGCAAAAGCTGTGGATTCAGCTGACTCTTCAGATTATGACAGAGGTATCTTCTCTATTTACTTTTTCAATATTGTCAAGGTGAACAAGGGGGAGGCAGTATTTCAGGATGCTGGTGTGCCACATGCTTATTTGGAAGGACAGAATATGGAACTGATGGCTAACTCTGATAATGTATTGAGAGGAGGACTGACGCCAAAGCATGTAGATGTTCCTGAGCTGCTTAAGCATGTCACTTTCGAGGCCGTACACCCTAATATAATGAAGGGGGAAGCAGTAAAGTCAGGGCTTGAGCGTATTTATAAAAGTCCTGTGCCTGATTTTGAATTGAGTAGGATTGAGTTGAATGCAGGAGAAACTTACACGCATGAAGCTTATTCTGCTGAAGTCCTTTTTGTGAATGAAGGAGAAGTGACAGTTGACGGTTCTGCATCTGTATTGTTGAAAAGTGGAGAAGCTGCTGTTGTATTTAGTGGAGAGAATTATTCATTATCAACATCAAGTGATGTAGTTATTTATAAGGCAGCCGTTCCTGTGCTGTAA